GTAGGGGCAACGCCCAAAGCCCGGCCGCTGGGGTTGCACCAATTGAGCTCGGCGTCGGGCGCCGGCCCGGCGCCGTTGCGCGAGGTGTCGATCACGTAGTGCGAACCATTGGTCAGCCCCGAAATCGCTTCGCCATAACCGATTTCGTCCTCGGTGGTGAAGAAGTTGGCGGTGTTGACGCTGAAACCCCGGGCGTGGCCGACACCGGCCTGGTTGAGCCGGCCGGCCATGTCCTCCGGGCTATGCCAGCGCAGGTGACCCGCATCGACGTAGACCGCCGCGTTCGGATCCCGGGTCAGCGTGTCGACGGCATAGCGAATCAAGTCGAAGCGTTCCTGGCGCGCATCACCCGACAGGCAGTCGGCCATGGCGAGCGCATCGGGCTCGACGATGATCGCCACTCGCGAGGCGCCGATGCCGGAAGCGATGCCGTCGATCCAGCCTCGGTAGTCGGCGCCCGACCCGAGGCCACCGGCGGCGAAACTGCCACAGTCGCGATGCGGGATTCCATACAGCGACAGCACCGGGATGGCGCCGGCGGCATTCGCGTCGCCGACGTACTTTCCGACGGTGCCCGCCGAACCCCCCGGCACGATCCAGTAGGCCTGCGGCGTGTTGGCGATCGCAGTCAACTGGGGACTCGGCGGGTCGGCGCTCTGCGCGGCGCGCATCGCCGCCGACGTGGGGTTGACGTAGAACGGCGCCCCGGCCAGCGGGTTGCCATCGCTGGTCAGGCGTACCGACGGCGCCGGACCGGCCTGCAGCGCAACACCTAGCCAGGCGACGGCCGCGACAGCCAGAAAGGGCGGAATCCACCCTGCGAGCACACGAGCAGCAAAGAACATCACTCCAGGGAAATTAGCGTGCCATGACATCGAGGGCGAATCGCGGGTGGCAGTTGCGGCCGGGCAGCTTGATGACGCACTGCCCGGGCTTTGCCCGTCGGCCCGATCGGACAATAGGGACTGCGTCAGCTGATCCCCTGAAGTCCTCGTCGAGGGGTGTGGATGTCACCGCGAGCGCTCGCATCGATCATTGGAATCGCTCGTACCGGCGGCGGTTGCTCGGCTACTTCTGGCCGGGCGCTTTCGCGCGACAAGGTCAGGTGCCCCGGCGCCGGGGACAGCGCCGATTCCCGGTACGTGACGGCATGGCGACCTCTGGTTCCGATGGACGCCTCGAGCGCGGCCACCTTGGAGGCGATCCCCGACAAGCGTGCGTCAAAAGGCAAGACCGTCAAGCTAGTTGGCATGAGCAACAACAGCGCACAACGTCACGCCCAATTGAGCCTGTTGCTCGCCCGCCGCCCACCAATAACTGCTGTTAACTTGAGATGACCTGTCCGATATCGCAATTCGGTGGCGACAAGGCCTGTTAAGAGACAGAGCGCCGAAACATGCTGCACACCAATGGTTAACTCTTCCGATCCTTGCCACGTCGACAAACATGATGTGCGTAGGGCAATACAATCTTGCTCGGATTGACGTAAGGCCGTCTTTGCGGTAGACCGTCTGTCCTGCAACAACATTCGAAAGTTTGCGCTTTCGGGTCTGCCTGTTTAGTTTCATCAGATCAACCCGATCGCGCGAGAGCTGCGGCGATCTTGAATCGCCAGCTATTCCTCAGGGGTTCAATTAAATGTTGCCTAATCCATGGGCACATAACACCATCGCGCGCTAAGCCATATCCACTTGAGCGCACGAGGAGGTCACCGATGACCGATCTTGACGTCAACTCTTTCGTGCCCGGTGAGGCAGTTGTCCACCTGAAAGCCGGCGACCTGGTACGCCAGTTGCCCGTCTACGGCGCCGCGCCGCTGAAATCCAACGAGCCACCTCCGACGCGCGTCGGACTTGATGATTTCGATGCTGCGTTGAAGCCGTTCGGTGTACGGGCGTTGTTTCGCGTATTTGATGCGCCGGAGTTCCCGCAGCTCGCTGGCATCGTCGTCGTCCGATTCGACGAACGGAACAAGGTAGAAATGGTCCTCGCGGCCCTCAATGAATTGCCGTCTGTCATCGAATCATCGATGCACGCGTGCCTCACAGCCTGCGTCGTACCCGACGACCTCCGATACGGGGACCAGTGGGGCCTGCCAGAGATTAACTGCCCGCAGGCCTGGGGTGTCACGACAGGTGACCCCGCAGTGGTGATTGCCGTCATCGATACCGGCTGTGACTTCAACCATCGCGACATAGCCGATCATCTGTTGCCCGGCAGAAACTTCATTACCCCCGGCCAAAGCCCCCAGGACGATGATGGTCACGGCACCGAGATGGCAGGGGTCATCGGCGCGCTTACCAACAACACCTACGCAGTCGCGGGTGTGATGTGGGCGTGCAAACTACTGCCGGTCAAGGCAGTCCCCGCCGGGGGAAGTGTCGCTGCCTCTACTTACGCGCAGGGGATTGTGTGGGCCGCTCAATCCCCGCAGTCTGCCGCAATCATCAACTGCTCCTACGCCGCTCGCGCCGAAGACGTCTCCCTGAAGAACGCCGTCGTCACCGCGGGTACCGCGGGGGCACTTGTCGTCACCGCGAGCGCCGACCTGCCCTCTGGGGTTTCGGCCTACACCCCATATCCCGGCAAGTACGCCGAAACCATGGACCATGTTGTTTGCGTGGGCGCGACCGACTCAAACAATAAACGCTCTACGTACTCGAACTACGGGTCCTGGCTGACTCTGGTCGCTCCTGGGGACGGGATCTGGACGTTGCACCTTGGCGACGGTGGCTCAACGGAGGTCTCCGGCACCTCGCTATCAACCGCTTTCGTCAGCGGCGTCGCCGGCCTCATTCGCGCCGCTCGCCCAACGGCGACCGCTTTCGACATCAAGCGGCAACTCCTCGCCGGTGCGCGGCCCCTGGGCGGCCCCATTCCCAACCAGAACTACGGATATGGACTCGTCGACGCATGGGGATGTCTGCCACAGCTGAAATTCGCCTTCCAAGCCAGCAACAGCCCGACTATGTTTGTGGCCTCCTCGAGCGATGGCAAGATATTTCGCCAGGACAGGTATTCCGCGCATCAGGTCGGCCAGTGCACCGCATTCGCACAATTCGGTGACAATCTGTACGTCGCTTTCCAGGCAGCTGACGGTACTAATAACCTGGTCGTCGCATACACCACCGATGGCAAATCCTATGTCCAGCCCCTCGCTATTCCGACTGCCAAGCTGGGCAACTGTGTCGCGATGGCGAGCTTCAATGAGAAGCTCTACCTCGCTACCCCATCGATCGTTGCCAGCGAGAACCGCAGTCTGGTGGTCTTCACGTCCAGCGACGGCGAGCAATACCAGGGCATTGTGCGTCCCAATTTCAACCTGGGGAACTGTGCCGCGATGGCGACCCTGAACAACACGTTGTACTTGGTCTATCAGGCCAATGACAGCAGCAAAAAGATGTACCTCACCTCCAGCAGCGATGGCAACACCTGGCAACCAGCCCGCAGTTCCGGCAACATTCAGTTGGGAAGCTGCGTCGCGATAACCGGTTTCAACCAAAAGCTTTATGTCGCCGCGCAGGACTCGAGCGGCCACCTGGCCATCTTGTCCTCAAGCGACTTCAGTACCTTCCAGCCCGTAACAGGCGGTCCCTCATCAATTCCCATGGGAAACACCGTCGCGGCGGCCGTTTTCAACCACAACCTCTACGTCGCTTACAAGAACCTCAACGGCGATCTGCTGGTCGTCTACTCCCCCAACGGCGACAACTGGTCACCGGTGATGGAATTTAGCAGTATTCAGTTGGGCAACTCTGCCGCAATGGCCGTCTTCAGAAGCCCATACCTTGCACAGCTGAAACTCATCTTCCAAGCCAGCATCGGCGACGACATGGTTTTGGCCTCCTCCCGCGACGGCGAGACATTTACCCAGGCCCAGCATCCCGAAATCCAGATCGGCCAGACCGTCGGAGTCGCACAGTTCAATGACAGCCTGTATATGGCCTTCCAGACACCGAATTCCACCGACATGTACGTCGCCTCCGCCGCCGACGGCCTCAACTT
The Mycobacterium sp. 050128 genome window above contains:
- a CDS encoding glycoside hydrolase family 6 protein; amino-acid sequence: MMFFAARVLAGWIPPFLAVAAVAWLGVALQAGPAPSVRLTSDGNPLAGAPFYVNPTSAAMRAAQSADPPSPQLTAIANTPQAYWIVPGGSAGTVGKYVGDANAAGAIPVLSLYGIPHRDCGSFAAGGLGSGADYRGWIDGIASGIGASRVAIIVEPDALAMADCLSGDARQERFDLIRYAVDTLTRDPNAAVYVDAGHLRWHSPEDMAGRLNQAGVGHARGFSVNTANFFTTEDEIGYGEAISGLTNGSHYVIDTSRNGAGPAPDAELNWCNPSGRALGVAPTASTAGAHADAYLWIKRPGESDGSCGKGDPPAGTFVNQYAIDMASKAGM
- a CDS encoding S8 family peptidase → MTDLDVNSFVPGEAVVHLKAGDLVRQLPVYGAAPLKSNEPPPTRVGLDDFDAALKPFGVRALFRVFDAPEFPQLAGIVVVRFDERNKVEMVLAALNELPSVIESSMHACLTACVVPDDLRYGDQWGLPEINCPQAWGVTTGDPAVVIAVIDTGCDFNHRDIADHLLPGRNFITPGQSPQDDDGHGTEMAGVIGALTNNTYAVAGVMWACKLLPVKAVPAGGSVAASTYAQGIVWAAQSPQSAAIINCSYAARAEDVSLKNAVVTAGTAGALVVTASADLPSGVSAYTPYPGKYAETMDHVVCVGATDSNNKRSTYSNYGSWLTLVAPGDGIWTLHLGDGGSTEVSGTSLSTAFVSGVAGLIRAARPTATAFDIKRQLLAGARPLGGPIPNQNYGYGLVDAWGCLPQLKFAFQASNSPTMFVASSSDGKIFRQDRYSAHQVGQCTAFAQFGDNLYVAFQAADGTNNLVVAYTTDGKSYVQPLAIPTAKLGNCVAMASFNEKLYLATPSIVASENRSLVVFTSSDGEQYQGIVRPNFNLGNCAAMATLNNTLYLVYQANDSSKKMYLTSSSDGNTWQPARSSGNIQLGSCVAITGFNQKLYVAAQDSSGHLAILSSSDFSTFQPVTGGPSSIPMGNTVAAAVFNHNLYVAYKNLNGDLLVVYSPNGDNWSPVMEFSSIQLGNSAAMAVFRSPYLAQLKLIFQASIGDDMVLASSRDGETFTQAQHPEIQIGQTVGVAQFNDSLYMAFQTPNSTDMYVASAADGLNFGQQTRIPTGQLGSGAAMAVFKNRLYLAAPSVAAGHNRNLIVAASGDGAQWSTTEVTTIQLGSNAAMVPFINDKLYLAYQNNSNQNLMVASSSDGSTWSANEIRIPVDRCIAMAVFNSVLYVAARDSNLNLNIASSRDGITFTGVYQTQNAGNSLAMAVFDGKLHIAFQHNVTHNLQIVYTVDSTHWFGPVEHRDIQLGDCAAMAIFEDPARAPTPRDLVSAAQAGLG